The Streptomyces fungicidicus nucleotide sequence CGGACGCCCCGTTGCCCAGGTGCAGCACGATGACGTTGACCTCCTCCGGCGCCCTGCCGAGCAGTTCCGCCGTCGCCCGGGAGACGTAGGCGTGCGAGGTGCCGTGGAAGCCGTAGCGGCGGACCCGGTGCTCGTCGGCGGTCTTCACGTCGATCGCGTAGCGGGCGGCCGACTCCGGCATCGTGGTGTGGAAGGAGGTGTCGAAGACGGCGACCTGCGGCAGGTCCGGGCGCAGCGCCATCGCCGTGCGGATGCCGGTGAGGTTGGCCGGGTTGTGCAGCGGCGCCACCGGGATCAGCCGCTCGATCTCGGCCAGCACCGGCTCGTCGATCACCGTCGGCTCGGTGAAGTGCATGCCGCCGTGCACCACACGGTGTCCGATCGCGGCCAGCTCGGGGGAGTCCAGCCCCAGCCCGTCGGCGGCGAGCTCCTCGGCCATCGCCTTCAGGGCGGCGTCGTGGCCGTCGACCGGGCCGGTCCGCTCCCGGGTCTCCCCGCCCGACGCCAGCGGCGTGTGCCGGACGAGGGAGGTCCGCTCGCCGATCCGCTCGACCAGCCCGGCGGCCAGCCGGCTGCTGTCGCGCATGTCCAGCAGCTGGTACTTCACCGACGACGAGCCGGAGTTGAGGACGAGTACACGGGAGGGGCTCACTGGACGGCTGCCTTCTCGCTCGGGACCGGGGCGGGGGACTGGGCCTGGATCGCCGTGATGGCGACGGTGTTCACGATGTCCTGGACGAGGGCGCCGCGGGACAGGTCGTTGACCGGCTTGCGCAGCCCCTGGAGCACCGGGCCGACGGCGATGGCGCCGGCCGAGCGCTGCACGGCCTTGTAGGTGTTGTTGCCGGTGTTCAGGTCGGGGAAGATCAGCACCGTCGCCTGCCCCGCGACCTCCGAGCCCGGCAGCTTGGTCGCCGCGACCGACGGCTCCACGGCCGCGTCGTACTGGATCGGCCCCTCGATCCGCAGATCGGGCCGGCGCGAGCGCACCAGCTCGGTGGCCGTGCGCACCTTGTCGACGTCGGCGCCGGAACCGGACGTGCCCGTCGAGTACGACAGCATCGCGATCCGCGGCTCCACCCCGAAGCGCGCCGCCGTCACCGCGGACTGCACGGCGATGTCGGCGAGCTGCTCGGCGTCCGGGTCCGGGTTGACCGCGCAGTCGCCGTAGACCAGCACCTTGTCGGCCAGGCACATGAAGAAGACGGAGGAGACGATGTCCGCGTCCGGCTTGGTCTTGATGATCTCGAACGCCGGACGGATCGTCGCGGCCGTGGAGTGCACCGAGCCGGACACCATGCCGTCGGCGAGGCCCTCCTGCACCATCAGCGTGCCGAAGTAGTTCACGTCCGAGACGACGTCGTAGGCCAGCTCCACGGTGACGCCCCGGTGGGCGCGCAGCGCCGCGTACTTCTCGGCGAAGGAGTCCCGCAGCTCGGAGGTGGCCGGGTCGATCAGCCGGCTGTCGCCGAGGTCGACGCCCAGGTCGGCGGCCTTCTTGCGGATCAGGTCGACGTCGCCGAGCAGGGTCAGCTCGCACACGCCCCGGCGCAGCAGCACCTCCGCCGCGTGCAGCACCCGCTCCTCGGCGCCCTCGGGGAGCACCACCCGGCGCAGGTCGGAGCGGGCCTGTTCGAGCAGCTTGTGCTCGAACATCATCGGGGTGACACGGTCGCTGCTGGGCGCGGAGACCCGCTTGGTGAGGTCGGAGGTGTCGGCGTACCGCTCGAAGAGGCCGAGGGCCCGCTCCGCCTTGCGCGGGGTGGCCGCGTTGAGCTTGCCCTCCAGGGAGAAGAGCTGCTCGGCGGTGGGGAAGCTGTTGCCGGGCACCGAGAGCACCGGGGTGCCGGGGGCGAGCCGGTCCGACAGGGTGAGGATGTCCTCGTCGGGCTCCTCGCCCAGGGTGAGCAGCACCCCGGCTATCGGCGGGGTGCCCGCGCTGTGCGCGGCCAGCGCGCCGACGACCAGGTCGGCGCGGTCGCCGGGGGTGACCACCAGACAGCCCGGGGTCAGGGCGGCGAGGAAGTTCGGCAGCATCGCGCCGCCGAAGACGAAGTCCAGCGCGTCGCGGGCCAGCCCGGAGTCGTCGCCGAGCACCACCTTCGCGCCGAGGGTGTGCGCGATCTGGGAGACGGTCGGGGCGGAGAGCGCCGGCTCGTCGGGAAAGACGTAGCAGGGCACCGGCAGCCGGTTGGTCAGCCGCTCGGCGATCTCGTCCCGGTCGTCGCGGGCGACCCGGTTGACCGCCATGGCGAGCACGTCGCAGCCCAGGGTGGCGTAGGCGCGGTAGGCGTTGCGGGTCTCGGCGCGCACCGACTCGGCGGTCTGCCGGCGGCCGCCCACCACCGGGATCACCGAGGCGCCGAACTCGTTGGCGAGCCGGGCGTTCAGCGACAGTTCGTCGGGGAGCTGGGTGTCGGCGTAGTCGGTGCCGAGGACGAGCACGACGTCGTAGTCGCGGGCGACGCGGTGGAACCGCTCGACGAGGGTGGACACCAGCTCGTCCGTGCCCCGCTCGGCCTGCAGCGCGGACGCCTCGTGGTAGTCGAGACCGTAGACGGTCGCCGGGTCCTGGGTGAGCCGGTAGCGGGCCCGCAGCAGCTCGAAGAGGCGGTCGGGCCCGTCGTGCACCAGCGGACGGAAGACCCCCACCCGGTCGACCTGCCGGGTCAGGAGCTCCATGACCCCGAGCTCGACGACCTGGCGGCCGTCGCCGCGGTCGATACCGGTCACGTACACGCTGCGGGTCACGCGCGCTCTCCGTTTCGTCGGGGGCCGCAAGAGGCATCGTCGGGCCAGAAAAATCGCCCACCGAGGTGAGCAGATCCCTCTTGACAATACCTCCGGCGCTGGTTAAGACGCCCGCCCATGGGGCCTCGGCGCGGGAGCGGGGGACATGAAACAATCGAAGCCGGCTCACCGGAACCGACATCGACCAGGAGACAGAGCACGATGCGTATAGGAGTCCTCACCGCAGGCGGCGACTGCCCTGGGCTGAACGCGGTGATCCGGTCGGTCGTGCACCGCGCGGTCGACAACTACGGCGACGAGGTCATCGGCTTCGAGGACGGCTACTCCGGCCTGCTGGACGGCCGCTACCGACCGCTCGACCTCAACGCGGTCAGCGGCATCCTGGCCCGCGGCGGCACGATACTGGGCTCCTCCCGGCTGGAGCGCGACCGGCTTCGCGAGGCCTGCGAGAACGCCTCCGACATGATCCGCGACTTCGGCATCGACGCGCTGATCCCGATCGGCGGCGAGGGCACGCTGACCGCGGCCCGCATGCTGTCCGACGCCGGTCTGCCGGTGGTCGGGGTCCCGAAGACGATCGACAACGACATCTCCTCCACCGACCGCACCTTCGGCTTCGACACCGCCGTGGGCGTCGCCACCGAGGCGATGGACCGGCTGAAGACCACCGCCGAGTCCCACCAGCGGGTGATGGTCGTCGAGGTCATGGGCCGGCACGCGGGCTGGATCGCCCTGGAGTCCGGCATGGCCGCCGGCGCCCACGGCATCTGCCTGCCCGAGCGTCCCTTCGACCCGGCGCAGCTGGTGAAGATGGTCGAGGAACGCTTCGCCCGCGGCAAGAAGTTCGCCGTCATCTGCGTCGCCGAGGGCGCCCACCCCGCCGACGGGACCATGGACTACGGCAAGGGCGAGATCGACAAGTTCGGGCACGAGCGCTTCCAGGGCATCGGCACGGCACTGGCGCACGAGCTGGAGCGGCGGCTCGGCAAGGAGGCGAAGCCGGTCATCCTCGGACACGTCCAGCGCGGTGGCACGCCGACGGCGTACGACCGTGTGCTCGCGACGCGGTTCGGGTGGCACGCGGTGGAGGCGGCGCACCGGGGCGACTTCGGCAAGATGACGTCCCTGCGGGGGACCGACATCGTGATGGTGCCGCTGGCGGAGGCGGTGACCGAGCTGAAGACGGTTCCTGGGGACCGGATGGACGAGGCGGAGTCCGTGTTCTAGGAAGGGTGTCCGGGCCTGTGGGGCGGGGCCGTGTGCCGACACGGCCCCGTGTCTCCTACAGGGTCCCCGTCGCCGCCCAGAAGTGGTCGACGATCCTGTCGAGGTACTCGTCGCCCGCCTCGTCGGGTCCGCTGCTGCCCCAGTTGAGGGTGGCGGCCATATGGGCCCGGTAGTCCTGGTGCAGTTGGTGGAGGGCCGCTTCCAGGCTGCGGCGGTCCATGGGCACGAGCCTGGCGACCGGGCGGACGTAGGCCCCCCAGCGGGTGGTCGCCGCGCCGCGCAGCAGCTCCGCGAGTTTCTCCTCCCGGCCGGTGACGGTGACGACGTCGGCCAGGGACAGTGCCAGCAGCCGGGCCAGGGCGGCGACCTGCCGGTCGGTGCCGCGCCAGCGGCCGGTCTCCTCCATCCGCAGATAAGCGTGGAGTTCGTGGCCGACCGTGCGGGCCACCTCCTCGGGCGACAGTCCCCGTGCGACCCGGTGTTCGCGCAGGGTGCGCGGCCGCCCGATGAGATCACCCGGCGAGCACCACAACGCGCACGCCAGCGCGGCGAGTTCGGTGTGGGAAGGGGCGGCGCTCCGGCGTTCCCAGGCGTCGACGAGAGCGGACGTGACGTACGGCAGCCCGTAGGAGACGCGCAGGGCGTGGGCCACCTGTTCCGGGCCCATGCCGAGTCCGGTACGGAGCCGTCGGGCGGCGGGGGCGTTGAACGGCGGGGGCGGATGGCGGTCCCCGGCAGCGGAAGGTCGGCGCACGGCCCACAAGCTAGGGCCGCCGGGCGGGGCTGACTACACTCTGTTCGGCCAGGATTACGGAGTGTGGAACGGCCCGGCCGGCGGCGTGCGGCCGTTAACGATCATTCACGCATATGCCCACTGACCTTGCCGTTCCTGGACCGCTCCTACGGCGGCGCAGGCGTCCTGCACGCCCCGGACAGGCCCGTTCGCCGCACGGCGCGCGGCGCAAACCCGCCGCCCCGCTCACCCCTTCACCGCCCCGCCCAGCGCGAACCCCCCTCCCAGCCGCCGCGCGATCAGCACGTACAGCAGGATCACGGGCGTCGAGTAGACGATCGAGAACGCGGCGAGCTGCCCGTACGCCACCATGCCGCGGTTGCCGAAGAAGTCGTTGATGCTCACGGAGGCCGGCATCTGGTCCGGGGTGAGCAGCAGCATGAAGGGGACGAAGAAGTTCCCCCACATCATCACGAACGAGAAGACCGTCACCACCGCCACGCCCGGCCCCATCAGCGGCAGCACGATCCGGGCCAGGGACTGCAGGGACGACGCCCCGTCCGTCCAGGCCGCCTCCTCCAGCTCTTTGGGCACGCCGTCCATGAAGTTCTTCATCAGCCAGATCGCGAAGGGCAGTTGGGAGGCGGCGAAGAAGAAGACGGTGCCCTGCATGGTGTCGATCAGATCCACCCTGACGAACAGCGCGTACACCGGCACCATGATCGCGGTGATCGGCAGGCTGGTCGCGAAGAGGATGGTCAGCAGGAAGGGGCGGTTGAGGCGGGAGTGGAAGCGGGAGAGCGGATAGGCGGCGAGCGCGGCGCACACCACGGTCAGCGCGGTCGCGCCCCCGCACAGAACGAGGCTGTTCAGCAGCGGGGTGAAGGTGATCTCGTCGGTGAGGATCGCGTCGAAGTGGTCCAGGGTGAGACCGTCGGGGGCCTTCACCCGGAGACCGGCGCGCGGATCGAGCGCGGACAGCACCACCCAGGCGAGCGGCAGCACGAACGCGGCGGCGACGGCCAGCAGCCCGGCGTCCGCGGCGAGGCGCCGGGCGGTGCGGCGTGAGGAGAGGGCCATGACGGGTCAGACCTCCGTCCGCAGCAGACGCAGATAGACGAGCGAGAACAGCGAGCCGACCAGCAGGAGCAGCAGCGCGACCGCCGTCCCGTAGCCGATCAGGCTGTTCTGGAAGGCCTGTTCGTACATGAACAGCGGCAGCGTCTGGCTCTTGCCGCCGGGGCCGCCCCTCGTCATCACCCAGATCAGCCCGAACACCGAGAGCGTCTGGAGCGTGTTGAGCATCAGGTTGGTGCCGATGGAGCGGCGGATCATCGGCAGGGTGATGTGCCACATCCGGCGCCAGCCGCCGGCGCCGTCCACCTCGGCGGCCTCGGTGATCTCCTTGGGGATCTCGTCGAGGGCGGCCGAGTACACCAGCATCGAGAACGCCGTGCCGCGCCAGACGTTGGCGAACGACACCGCCAGGATCGGCAGGGTGTACAGCCAGTTCTGCGACGGCAGGTGCAGGAGGTCCAGGACGGCGTTGAGCGTCCCCTCGCGGCGGAAGAAGGCGTACAGCAGGAACCCGGCCACGACCTCCGGCAGCACCCACGCCGTGACCACGATGCCGCCGGTGAGCGTGCGCACCGGTTTGGACGCCCGCCGCATCAGCGAGGCCAGCGCCAGCCCGAGCGTGTTCTGCCCGACCAGCGACGACAGCACGGTGAACACCACCGTCAGCCATACGGCGTTGAGGAAGTCCTCGTCCCCGAACGCCCGCCGGAAGTTCTCCAGGCCGACGAACGACTCCTCCGCCTGACCGGTCAGCTGGAGATCGGTGAAGGCGATCAGGACGCAGTACGCGATCGGCCCGGCGAGGAACAGGAGCAGCAGGGCCAGCGCGGGGGTGAGGGGCAGGAAGCGGGGGAGGAGCCGGCGCGCCCCGTCGCTCACCTCTCGACGACCTGGTTGTCGGTGGCGTCCCTGAGCGCGTCGTCGTAGCCGCGCGCGGCCTCCTCGACCGACATGTCACCCGTGGTCACGCCCTCCATCGCCTCCTGGATGGCCGTCGAGACCTTCGGGTACGCCGGGTACGCGGGCCGGTAGTGGGTGTGCTCCACCAGGCCGGTGAAGAAGCTGATGCCGGGCTGGGCCTCGGCGTACGCGGGGTCGTTCGCGACGTCCTCGCGGACCGCGATGCCGGAGTTGGCGACGTACCACTTCTGCGCGTTGGCCTTGGTCTGCATCGTCTTGATGAACTCGAAGGCCAGGTCCGGGTTGCCCGCCTTGGCCGGGACCGCCCAGGTCCAGCCGCCGGACATGCTCACCCTGCCGGGGGCCTGCCCGTTCTGCGTCGGCATCGCGGCGAGACCCAGCTCCTTCGACCACTCGGGCCACTCGTGCCCGCTGCCCTCCAGCCAGTCCTGCGGCAGCCAGGAGCCGTCCAGCGCGATACCGAGCCTGCCCTGCGGCAGCCACTCGCCGCGCACCCGGGTGCCGACGTTGGGATCGAGGGCGTCGGAGACCTCCGGGCCGAGCTTCTCCCGGTAGACCGTCTCGACGAAGGCGAGGGAGTCCTCGAACCCCTTCCCCGAGGTGATCCACTTCTTGCCGCCCTTGTCGTAGAGCGGGTCGGACGTGGCGTCGCCGGTGCCGTAGAGCAGCATCTCGAAGGTCTGCATGGTGGCCGCCTCACCGACCGGCTTGCCGGTGTAGACGTTCAGCGGGATGACGTCCGGGACCTTCTCCTTGATGGTGCGGGCCGCCTCCAGCACCTCGTCCCAGGTCCTCGGCTGCCAGTCGGTGGGGAGTCCGGCCTTGGCGAAGACGTCCTTGCTGAACCACAGCCCCCGGGTGTCGGTGCCGTCCGGGACGCCGTACGTCTTGCCGTCCTCGCCCTTGGCCGCCGCCTTCGCGGTGTCGATGAACCGCTCCCAGTCCTTCCACTTCGCCAGATACGGGTCGAGGGGCTTCAAGTACCCGCTGGTGATGTCGGAGTTGATGAGGAAGGTGTCCTCGTAGACCAGGTCGGGCGCGGTCTTGGGGGAGCGGAGCATCTGCTGGAGCTTGGTGTAGTACTCGGCGTCCGGGGCCTTGATGGGGACGAGCTCCACCTTCTTGCCGGGGTTCGCCTTCTCGAACTGCTCCTTGATGTCCGCGAGATAGGTGTCCATCACCTTGATGGAGTTGTCCGTGGACTGCTTGAACGAGACCTTGACGGTGTCGGGATCACTGCCGGAGCCACCGCCGCAGGCGGTGAGCGTGGCCGCGGCGGCGAGGGTGAGGG carries:
- a CDS encoding ATP-dependent 6-phosphofructokinase, with the protein product MRIGVLTAGGDCPGLNAVIRSVVHRAVDNYGDEVIGFEDGYSGLLDGRYRPLDLNAVSGILARGGTILGSSRLERDRLREACENASDMIRDFGIDALIPIGGEGTLTAARMLSDAGLPVVGVPKTIDNDISSTDRTFGFDTAVGVATEAMDRLKTTAESHQRVMVVEVMGRHAGWIALESGMAAGAHGICLPERPFDPAQLVKMVEERFARGKKFAVICVAEGAHPADGTMDYGKGEIDKFGHERFQGIGTALAHELERRLGKEAKPVILGHVQRGGTPTAYDRVLATRFGWHAVEAAHRGDFGKMTSLRGTDIVMVPLAEAVTELKTVPGDRMDEAESVF
- a CDS encoding carbohydrate ABC transporter permease is translated as MALSSRRTARRLAADAGLLAVAAAFVLPLAWVVLSALDPRAGLRVKAPDGLTLDHFDAILTDEITFTPLLNSLVLCGGATALTVVCAALAAYPLSRFHSRLNRPFLLTILFATSLPITAIMVPVYALFVRVDLIDTMQGTVFFFAASQLPFAIWLMKNFMDGVPKELEEAAWTDGASSLQSLARIVLPLMGPGVAVVTVFSFVMMWGNFFVPFMLLLTPDQMPASVSINDFFGNRGMVAYGQLAAFSIVYSTPVILLYVLIARRLGGGFALGGAVKG
- the pta gene encoding phosphate acetyltransferase; the protein is MTRSVYVTGIDRGDGRQVVELGVMELLTRQVDRVGVFRPLVHDGPDRLFELLRARYRLTQDPATVYGLDYHEASALQAERGTDELVSTLVERFHRVARDYDVVLVLGTDYADTQLPDELSLNARLANEFGASVIPVVGGRRQTAESVRAETRNAYRAYATLGCDVLAMAVNRVARDDRDEIAERLTNRLPVPCYVFPDEPALSAPTVSQIAHTLGAKVVLGDDSGLARDALDFVFGGAMLPNFLAALTPGCLVVTPGDRADLVVGALAAHSAGTPPIAGVLLTLGEEPDEDILTLSDRLAPGTPVLSVPGNSFPTAEQLFSLEGKLNAATPRKAERALGLFERYADTSDLTKRVSAPSSDRVTPMMFEHKLLEQARSDLRRVVLPEGAEERVLHAAEVLLRRGVCELTLLGDVDLIRKKAADLGVDLGDSRLIDPATSELRDSFAEKYAALRAHRGVTVELAYDVVSDVNYFGTLMVQEGLADGMVSGSVHSTAATIRPAFEIIKTKPDADIVSSVFFMCLADKVLVYGDCAVNPDPDAEQLADIAVQSAVTAARFGVEPRIAMLSYSTGTSGSGADVDKVRTATELVRSRRPDLRIEGPIQYDAAVEPSVAATKLPGSEVAGQATVLIFPDLNTGNNTYKAVQRSAGAIAVGPVLQGLRKPVNDLSRGALVQDIVNTVAITAIQAQSPAPVPSEKAAVQ
- a CDS encoding extracellular solute-binding protein: MPVRPTAALPTALALTLAAAATLTACGGGSGSDPDTVKVSFKQSTDNSIKVMDTYLADIKEQFEKANPGKKVELVPIKAPDAEYYTKLQQMLRSPKTAPDLVYEDTFLINSDITSGYLKPLDPYLAKWKDWERFIDTAKAAAKGEDGKTYGVPDGTDTRGLWFSKDVFAKAGLPTDWQPRTWDEVLEAARTIKEKVPDVIPLNVYTGKPVGEAATMQTFEMLLYGTGDATSDPLYDKGGKKWITSGKGFEDSLAFVETVYREKLGPEVSDALDPNVGTRVRGEWLPQGRLGIALDGSWLPQDWLEGSGHEWPEWSKELGLAAMPTQNGQAPGRVSMSGGWTWAVPAKAGNPDLAFEFIKTMQTKANAQKWYVANSGIAVREDVANDPAYAEAQPGISFFTGLVEHTHYRPAYPAYPKVSTAIQEAMEGVTTGDMSVEEAARGYDDALRDATDNQVVER
- a CDS encoding carbohydrate ABC transporter permease: MSDGARRLLPRFLPLTPALALLLLFLAGPIAYCVLIAFTDLQLTGQAEESFVGLENFRRAFGDEDFLNAVWLTVVFTVLSSLVGQNTLGLALASLMRRASKPVRTLTGGIVVTAWVLPEVVAGFLLYAFFRREGTLNAVLDLLHLPSQNWLYTLPILAVSFANVWRGTAFSMLVYSAALDEIPKEITEAAEVDGAGGWRRMWHITLPMIRRSIGTNLMLNTLQTLSVFGLIWVMTRGGPGGKSQTLPLFMYEQAFQNSLIGYGTAVALLLLLVGSLFSLVYLRLLRTEV
- a CDS encoding acetate kinase, with product MSPSRVLVLNSGSSSVKYQLLDMRDSSRLAAGLVERIGERTSLVRHTPLASGGETRERTGPVDGHDAALKAMAEELAADGLGLDSPELAAIGHRVVHGGMHFTEPTVIDEPVLAEIERLIPVAPLHNPANLTGIRTAMALRPDLPQVAVFDTSFHTTMPESAARYAIDVKTADEHRVRRYGFHGTSHAYVSRATAELLGRAPEEVNVIVLHLGNGASASAVRGGRCVDTSMGLTPLEGLVMGTRSGDMDPAVIFHLMRVGGMSADEIDTLLNKKSGLVGLCGDNDMREIRRRIDEGDARAELAFDIYIHRLKKYIGAYYAVLGRVDAVVFTAGVGENAAPVREAAVAGLEGLGLAVDAGRNAARGGGARLISPEGARVAVAVVPTDEEMEIAQQTYALVGKNN
- a CDS encoding helix-turn-helix domain-containing protein; its protein translation is MWAVRRPSAAGDRHPPPPFNAPAARRLRTGLGMGPEQVAHALRVSYGLPYVTSALVDAWERRSAAPSHTELAALACALWCSPGDLIGRPRTLREHRVARGLSPEEVARTVGHELHAYLRMEETGRWRGTDRQVAALARLLALSLADVVTVTGREEKLAELLRGAATTRWGAYVRPVARLVPMDRRSLEAALHQLHQDYRAHMAATLNWGSSGPDEAGDEYLDRIVDHFWAATGTL